One genomic window of Chitinophagaceae bacterium includes the following:
- a CDS encoding menaquinone biosynthesis protein, with amino-acid sequence MEKINVTAVSYLNTKPFLFGLEQSGIMKKINLVKETPALVAESLISGKATIGLLPVAVIQEISGAQIISDFGIACNGAVGSVCIYSQVPLIEINTIFLDYQSRTSVELAKILIRDFWKINPEFKKSTKGYESEIRNNVAGLIIGDRALQLKSHFAYCYDLGEAWKEFTGLPFVFASWVTNESLPSEFLKPFNAALQFGVDHIKMVADSNQPDYPGIDTLDYLSNKIQYQLTAEMKKGMQLFLEELKSIAAI; translated from the coding sequence ATGGAGAAAATTAATGTAACGGCAGTTTCCTATTTAAATACTAAACCATTTTTGTTCGGACTGGAGCAAAGTGGAATCATGAAGAAGATCAACCTGGTGAAGGAAACGCCTGCTTTGGTTGCTGAAAGCTTAATCTCAGGAAAAGCAACCATTGGCCTCTTACCCGTTGCCGTGATCCAGGAAATTTCGGGTGCGCAAATCATCTCCGACTTTGGAATTGCCTGTAACGGAGCCGTTGGTTCTGTTTGCATCTACTCGCAGGTTCCTTTAATTGAGATCAACACTATTTTTCTCGATTACCAGTCGCGCACTTCTGTGGAATTGGCAAAAATCCTGATACGGGATTTCTGGAAAATAAATCCGGAATTCAAAAAATCAACCAAAGGATATGAATCCGAAATCAGGAACAATGTAGCAGGGCTCATTATAGGCGACCGCGCTTTGCAATTAAAATCACATTTTGCTTATTGCTATGATCTTGGGGAAGCATGGAAAGAATTTACGGGCTTGCCATTTGTGTTTGCAAGTTGGGTGACGAACGAATCACTGCCATCGGAATTTTTAAAACCATTTAATGCTGCCCTTCAGTTTGGGGTGGATCATATTAAGATGGTGGCCGACAGTAACCAGCCGGACTATCCTGGCATTGATACACTTGATTACCTCAGCAATAAGATTCAATATCAGCTTACCGCAGAAATGAAAAAGGGGATGCAACTATTCCTCGAAGAATTAAAAAGTATAGCTGCA
- a CDS encoding histidine phosphatase family protein, producing the protein MKREIFIVRHGETDFNLQGIVQGRGVDPSLNDTGRKQAAQFFERYKNEAFDVIYTSSLRRTHESVKGFISKGIEWKQFSELDEISWGIFEGKRAANEFKILYRELIESWNMGNLDAKAPEGESPKEVQLRQMVFLNFFQQQTHKKTLVCMHGRAMRIFLPTLLQQSLLTMDEFPHHNLTLYKLNYEEEKFKVELFNNMDHLHYSDGAA; encoded by the coding sequence TTGAAAAGAGAAATATTTATTGTCCGGCATGGTGAAACAGATTTTAACCTGCAGGGAATTGTGCAGGGCAGAGGCGTTGATCCTTCGTTAAATGATACAGGAAGAAAACAAGCAGCACAATTTTTTGAGCGATATAAGAACGAGGCTTTTGATGTTATCTATACTTCTTCTCTTAGACGTACGCATGAATCTGTTAAAGGATTTATATCAAAGGGAATAGAATGGAAGCAATTTTCTGAACTGGATGAAATAAGCTGGGGCATCTTTGAAGGTAAACGTGCAGCTAACGAATTTAAAATTTTATACCGTGAGCTGATTGAAAGCTGGAACATGGGAAATCTGGATGCTAAAGCACCCGAAGGTGAAAGTCCGAAAGAAGTTCAACTGCGACAAATGGTTTTTCTGAATTTCTTTCAGCAGCAAACGCATAAAAAAACCCTCGTCTGCATGCATGGCCGTGCGATGCGGATTTTTCTGCCAACACTTTTACAGCAGTCATTGCTGACGATGGATGAATTTCCCCATCATAACCTCACACTTTACAAACTGAATTATGAGGAGGAGAAATTTAAAGTTGAACTCTTTAACAACATGGATCATTTGCATTATTCAGATGGAGCCGCATAA
- the mqnE gene encoding aminofutalosine synthase MqnE yields the protein MTNTTSSIKTLSNNLNLSENLKRIVEKVESQERITAAEGLILYEEAELGLLGTLANYMREKKNGHFTYFNRNFHIEPTNKCVFDCKFCSYSRLVQQEKDAWELNEEQMLHIVHKYDGVPVTEVHIVGGVHPRMNLMFFANLIRKIKEIRPDIHVKAFTAVELEYMFRKSKVSVEEGLKILKEHGMDSIPGGGAEIFDEEIRNMICKDKATSAEWLEIHETAHRLGMHSNATMLYGHIENYTHRIDHMNRLRELQDRTHGFNTFIPLKFRNKDNEMSHLNEVTVIEDLRCYAVSRIFLDNFPHIKAYWPMIGRSTTQLLLNFGVDDIDGTIDDSTKIYSMAGAEDQHPAMSTKDLVELIKQAGRHPIERDTLYNVVKDYQDVTFAEEKAAFYELPVIQN from the coding sequence ATGACGAACACAACATCATCAATAAAAACGCTCAGCAATAATCTGAATCTTTCAGAAAACCTAAAGCGTATTGTGGAGAAAGTGGAAAGCCAGGAGCGGATTACTGCTGCAGAAGGTTTGATTTTATATGAAGAAGCCGAACTCGGATTGCTTGGTACGCTTGCCAATTATATGCGTGAAAAGAAAAACGGCCATTTCACTTATTTCAATCGCAATTTTCATATTGAACCGACTAACAAATGCGTCTTCGATTGCAAATTCTGTTCTTATTCACGGCTTGTGCAGCAGGAAAAAGATGCATGGGAATTGAATGAAGAACAAATGTTGCACATCGTTCATAAATACGATGGCGTTCCTGTTACGGAAGTACATATTGTAGGTGGCGTTCATCCCAGGATGAACCTGATGTTCTTTGCCAATCTTATCAGGAAGATCAAGGAAATCCGTCCCGACATTCACGTAAAAGCTTTTACAGCCGTTGAGTTGGAATACATGTTCCGCAAGTCAAAAGTGAGTGTGGAAGAAGGATTGAAAATTTTAAAAGAGCATGGAATGGATTCCATTCCCGGCGGTGGCGCTGAAATATTTGATGAAGAAATCCGCAACATGATCTGCAAAGACAAAGCAACTTCTGCTGAATGGCTGGAGATTCATGAAACAGCACACCGGCTTGGCATGCATTCCAATGCAACGATGTTATACGGACACATTGAAAACTATACGCACCGAATCGATCACATGAACCGGTTGCGTGAATTGCAGGATCGCACACACGGATTTAATACGTTCATTCCGCTCAAATTCAGAAACAAGGACAATGAAATGTCACACCTAAACGAAGTAACCGTTATAGAAGATCTTCGTTGTTATGCAGTGTCAAGAATTTTTCTCGACAATTTTCCGCATATCAAAGCCTATTGGCCCATGATCGGACGCTCCACTACACAATTGCTGTTAAATTTTGGAGTAGATGATATAGATGGGACAATTGATGATTCCACAAAAATTTATTCCATGGCCGGAGCAGAAGATCAGCATCCTGCCATGTCAACCAAAGACCTTGTAGAATTGATTAAGCAGGCAGGAAGACATCCGATTGAACGTGACACGCTGTACAATGTGGTGAAAGATTATCAGGATGTAACGTTTGCAGAGGAGAAGGCTGCATTTTATGAATTGCCTGTAATTCAGAATTGA
- the purL gene encoding phosphoribosylformylglycinamidine synthase subunit PurL: protein MSTIVKEPEVTLEIARELGLLPEEYEQIKVILGRNPNFTEISIYSVMWSEHCSYKNSIKWLKTLPREGSGLLAKAGEENAGLIDIGNGWACAFKIESHNHPSAIEPYQGAATGVGGIHRDIFTMGARPIAALNSLRFGDLKEEKTKHLLRGVVKGIGDYGNAFGVATVGGEVFFDACYNTNPLVNAMSVGIVRIGKTVSAISYGEGNPVVIVGSATGKDGIHGASFASQDITEDSHEDLPSVQVGDPFQEKLLLEATLEVIQTGAIIGMQDMGAAGIICSTSEMSAKGKHGMKIWLDKVPMRQQNMKPFEILLSESQERMLLVIEKGREEEVFSIYEKWDLHCVQIGEVTTGDQLHFYMNDQLVADVNADSLVLGGGAPVYDREFREPAYLQQISNFNIDSIAEPTDLKAIASQLVALPNIASKKWIYEQYDSMVGVGNTSTNTPSDAAIIRISGTRKALALKVDCNARYLFADPKKGAAIAVSESARNIVCSGGTPVAITNCLNFGNPYNPEVYWQFVNAIQGMGEACKKFDTPVTGGNVSFYNQSTDDGPVFPTPTIGMLGILQDFDDRMTLTFKDSGHLIYLIGESGNDLGSSEYLANIRGVQYSPAPHFNLDEEFTVQQAIQLLVKKQLIASAHDCSDGGLFVTLLESAMPDNLGFDISTDESLRKDAFLFGERQSRVVVSVAPEKQDDFIEQLMEMVVEFNLLGEVTSSQVIIDQQNWGEITEWKEMYEEAIGKEMNVQEVVS, encoded by the coding sequence ATGAGTACAATAGTAAAAGAGCCGGAAGTAACCTTAGAAATTGCACGTGAACTCGGACTGCTGCCTGAAGAATACGAACAAATAAAAGTCATTTTAGGCCGTAATCCGAATTTCACCGAGATCAGCATTTATTCAGTGATGTGGAGTGAACACTGTTCTTACAAAAACTCCATCAAATGGCTGAAAACTTTGCCACGCGAGGGTTCCGGACTGCTTGCAAAAGCAGGAGAGGAGAATGCAGGATTGATTGACATCGGCAATGGTTGGGCCTGTGCCTTTAAGATTGAATCACACAATCATCCATCTGCTATTGAGCCTTACCAGGGAGCAGCAACCGGCGTTGGTGGCATTCACCGCGATATTTTTACCATGGGCGCGAGACCTATTGCAGCATTAAACTCACTGCGTTTCGGGGACCTGAAAGAAGAAAAAACGAAGCATTTGTTGCGCGGTGTAGTGAAAGGCATCGGTGATTATGGAAATGCTTTCGGAGTTGCGACCGTGGGAGGCGAAGTTTTTTTTGATGCCTGCTACAATACCAATCCGTTGGTAAATGCCATGAGTGTTGGTATTGTTCGTATCGGCAAAACCGTTTCTGCCATTTCTTATGGTGAAGGTAATCCTGTGGTCATTGTTGGCTCCGCAACCGGAAAGGACGGTATTCACGGAGCAAGCTTCGCCTCACAGGATATTACTGAAGACTCACATGAAGATTTACCCAGCGTTCAGGTGGGTGATCCTTTCCAGGAAAAATTATTGTTGGAAGCTACGCTGGAAGTCATTCAGACCGGTGCGATCATCGGCATGCAGGACATGGGAGCCGCGGGCATTATTTGTTCTACTTCTGAAATGTCGGCCAAAGGAAAGCACGGCATGAAAATCTGGCTCGATAAAGTTCCGATGCGCCAGCAAAACATGAAGCCATTTGAGATACTGCTTTCAGAATCACAGGAACGCATGTTGCTCGTGATAGAAAAAGGCAGGGAAGAAGAAGTGTTCAGCATCTATGAAAAATGGGACTTGCATTGTGTGCAGATTGGCGAAGTAACTACCGGCGATCAGCTTCACTTTTATATGAATGATCAACTCGTAGCTGATGTAAATGCGGATTCACTCGTGTTAGGTGGTGGTGCACCGGTCTACGATCGCGAATTCAGGGAGCCTGCCTATCTGCAACAGATTAGTAATTTCAATATTGATTCAATTGCAGAACCAACGGATCTTAAAGCCATTGCATCGCAACTTGTGGCGCTTCCGAATATTGCATCTAAAAAATGGATCTATGAGCAATACGATTCAATGGTTGGAGTGGGCAATACTTCCACCAATACACCTTCCGATGCAGCCATCATCAGAATCAGCGGCACCAGGAAAGCGCTTGCATTAAAGGTAGATTGTAATGCACGTTATCTTTTTGCCGATCCGAAGAAAGGTGCCGCGATTGCAGTGAGTGAGTCGGCAAGAAATATTGTATGCTCCGGTGGAACTCCGGTGGCCATCACCAATTGTCTCAATTTTGGAAATCCATATAACCCTGAAGTTTATTGGCAATTCGTAAATGCGATACAAGGAATGGGAGAGGCCTGCAAGAAATTTGATACGCCTGTCACCGGTGGAAATGTGAGTTTCTATAATCAATCAACAGATGACGGTCCGGTGTTTCCTACACCAACTATTGGCATGTTGGGCATCCTTCAGGACTTTGATGACCGCATGACTTTGACCTTTAAAGATTCCGGTCATTTGATTTATTTAATCGGCGAATCAGGAAATGATCTTGGCTCATCAGAATATCTCGCCAACATTCGCGGTGTACAATATTCTCCAGCTCCGCATTTTAATTTGGATGAAGAATTTACAGTGCAACAGGCGATTCAGCTCCTGGTAAAAAAACAATTGATTGCATCAGCACATGATTGTTCTGATGGTGGTTTATTTGTTACCCTGCTTGAATCAGCGATGCCTGACAATTTAGGGTTTGATATTTCCACCGATGAATCACTTCGGAAGGACGCATTTCTGTTCGGTGAGCGCCAAAGCAGGGTGGTTGTTTCAGTGGCGCCGGAAAAACAAGATGATTTTATTGAACAGTTGATGGAAATGGTTGTTGAATTCAATTTACTCGGTGAAGTAACGTCTTCACAAGTTATAATTGATCAGCAGAATTGGGGAGAAATTACTGAATGGAAAGAGATGTATGAAGAAGCAATTGGCAAGGAAATGAATGTACAGGAAGTTGTAAGCTGA
- a CDS encoding S9 family peptidase: MAPWKNRLNIFTCHLDSGEEWQVTSESERNVSGYFWGSNNRIVYLKDKGGDENFHLFSVTVTGNDDKDLTPYESVTVQVIDDLVDYDDELIIGMNRRNKEVFDAYRLNSNSGELILIAENPGNITEWITDHNGEIRLALTTDGVNQSILYREQKNDPFQILVTTSFRETLQPLFFTFDNKDVYALSNIGRDKSAIVLFDLAVRKEKEVLFLHDEVDLSGLSYSHKRKVLTGYSYTDWKRKIVFLDAAVEAVYKRFEKEVEDEEIVIVSHNKAETRFLIRTHSDKTLGAYYLCDTITDEVELLSEVSPWLRKEELANMKSVSFQAKDGLTIHGYLTLPVHTSQRNLPVVINPHGGPWVRDTWGFNPEVQFLANRGYAVLQVNYRGSTGYGKKFWEASFKQWGKKMQDDLTDGVDWLISQGIADPLRVAIYGGSYGGYATLAGLAFTPDKYACGIDYVGVSNLFTFMNTIPPYWKPYLEMMYEMVGNPIAEEELLRTASPVFHVAEIKAPLLVVQGKNDPRVNINESNQIVEALQKKGVAVEYIVKDNEGHGFHNEENRFEFYSAMEKFLKKHLQ, from the coding sequence ATGGCTCCCTGGAAAAACAGGCTGAACATTTTTACATGCCATCTCGATTCCGGAGAAGAATGGCAGGTAACAAGTGAATCAGAAAGAAATGTTTCCGGTTATTTCTGGGGCAGCAACAACAGGATTGTGTATTTAAAAGACAAAGGTGGCGATGAAAATTTTCATCTCTTTTCGGTCACCGTTACCGGCAATGACGATAAGGATCTTACTCCTTATGAATCGGTTACTGTTCAGGTTATTGATGATCTCGTCGATTATGACGATGAGCTGATTATTGGCATGAATCGCAGGAACAAGGAAGTTTTTGATGCCTACAGACTTAACAGCAACAGCGGAGAGCTGATATTGATTGCTGAAAATCCAGGCAACATAACGGAATGGATCACAGATCACAATGGAGAGATCCGCCTCGCACTCACTACCGATGGAGTGAATCAAAGCATTCTCTATCGTGAGCAGAAAAACGATCCCTTTCAGATTCTTGTCACTACAAGTTTCCGTGAAACACTTCAACCTTTATTTTTCACTTTCGATAACAAGGATGTTTATGCATTGTCCAATATCGGGCGTGATAAGTCAGCTATTGTATTATTCGATCTGGCTGTCCGTAAAGAAAAAGAAGTCCTGTTTCTTCATGATGAAGTAGATCTGAGCGGACTGAGTTATTCGCACAAGCGAAAAGTGCTTACGGGTTATTCCTATACTGACTGGAAACGAAAGATTGTCTTTCTTGATGCAGCTGTGGAAGCAGTTTACAAACGATTTGAAAAGGAAGTGGAAGATGAGGAAATCGTTATCGTTTCACATAACAAAGCTGAAACACGCTTCCTGATAAGAACGCACAGTGATAAAACGCTTGGTGCCTATTATCTCTGCGATACCATTACTGACGAAGTGGAATTGCTATCGGAAGTAAGTCCCTGGTTGCGAAAAGAGGAGCTCGCGAATATGAAATCGGTTTCCTTTCAGGCAAAAGATGGACTCACCATTCATGGATACTTAACACTTCCCGTTCATACATCACAAAGAAATCTACCCGTTGTGATCAATCCGCATGGTGGTCCATGGGTGCGCGACACCTGGGGTTTTAATCCGGAAGTGCAATTTCTGGCAAACCGCGGCTACGCTGTTTTGCAGGTGAATTACCGTGGATCAACCGGATACGGCAAAAAATTCTGGGAAGCATCCTTTAAGCAATGGGGAAAAAAAATGCAGGATGATCTTACAGATGGCGTTGATTGGTTGATTTCACAAGGCATTGCTGATCCACTGCGTGTTGCAATTTATGGCGGCAGTTATGGAGGATATGCAACTTTAGCAGGGCTTGCTTTTACGCCGGATAAATATGCATGTGGAATTGATTATGTCGGTGTTTCCAATCTCTTCACGTTTATGAATACGATTCCACCCTACTGGAAACCTTACCTGGAGATGATGTATGAAATGGTGGGCAATCCAATAGCTGAAGAAGAGTTGTTACGAACGGCTTCCCCTGTATTTCATGTAGCCGAAATTAAAGCGCCCTTGTTAGTGGTGCAAGGTAAAAATGATCCCCGCGTGAATATCAATGAATCAAATCAGATTGTTGAGGCGTTGCAAAAAAAAGGTGTGGCAGTCGAATATATAGTGAAGGACAATGAAGGTCATGGTTTTCACAATGAGGAAAACCGGTTTGAGTTTTATAGTGCTATGGAAAAATTTCTGAAGAAGCATCTTCAGTAA
- a CDS encoding DUF1295 domain-containing protein, which yields MHLPQLSYEFFSLINLIWIGVGIITFIILLKINAPYGRYSNTSWGPMISNRLAWFLMEVPVLLIVFTLVYINNTSLSVPVMIMAGLFCLHYVHRSIIFPLRIRTSGKKMPLVIMTSAIVFNLFNGFFIGYYFRYFAHYNDGWLADPRFIVGVLIFITGAIINLHADTLLIHLRKHGGKEYLIPQGALFEWISCPNHTGEMLEWLGFALLCWNLPALSFFIWTVANLLPRAIAHHRWYKEKFADYPSQRKAFLPFLL from the coding sequence ATGCATTTACCGCAACTTAGTTATGAATTTTTCAGTTTGATCAACCTGATTTGGATTGGTGTTGGAATAATTACATTCATTATTCTGCTGAAAATTAATGCTCCATATGGCAGGTACAGCAATACATCCTGGGGACCAATGATCAGTAACCGTCTAGCATGGTTCCTGATGGAAGTGCCGGTATTGCTGATTGTATTTACACTTGTATATATAAACAATACTTCATTATCTGTTCCTGTAATGATCATGGCAGGTTTGTTTTGCCTTCATTATGTCCACCGGAGCATCATTTTTCCTCTAAGGATTCGCACGAGTGGCAAGAAGATGCCGCTGGTGATAATGACCTCTGCCATCGTTTTTAATCTCTTCAACGGTTTTTTTATCGGGTACTATTTCCGGTATTTCGCACACTATAATGATGGCTGGTTAGCCGATCCAAGATTCATTGTTGGGGTTCTCATTTTCATAACCGGGGCCATCATTAATTTACATGCAGATACATTACTTATCCATCTCAGAAAACACGGTGGAAAAGAATATTTGATACCGCAGGGAGCACTGTTTGAGTGGATTAGCTGCCCCAATCACACAGGTGAAATGCTTGAGTGGCTTGGGTTTGCGCTATTGTGCTGGAATTTGCCAGCGCTGTCTTTTTTTATCTGGACGGTTGCGAATTTATTGCCAAGAGCCATTGCGCATCACCGTTGGTACAAGGAAAAATTTGCTGATTATCCATCACAACGAAAAGCCTTCCTTCCATTTCTGCTTTAG
- a CDS encoding NAD-dependent epimerase/dehydratase family protein: MKIAVTGASGHIGNVVIHNLIKEGHEVKVLLHKGTLACEHPSIRIVKGDVLDKNAIIDLLSGADAVIHAAAVISVTGDRDGIVRKVNVNGVELMLQTALDLNVKKFVHVSSIHAFRQLPADLPLNESRSLADQSAPAYDRSKRDGQLLALSYAKKGLDVTIVNPTSVVGPPDHRPSLMGKAIINLCHGTVPALIPGGFDFVDVRDVSTGIISALYNGKKGNCYLLAGKWHSITDIAKMLSAISGRKINPPLIPEWVARIGLPFTKAAAMITGNPPAYTKESIDALMEGNRKIDSTSAKNELNFSPRPFEETLADTYKWFVEQAYIKK; the protein is encoded by the coding sequence TTGAAAATCGCAGTAACCGGAGCCTCAGGACATATTGGAAATGTGGTAATTCATAATCTTATTAAAGAAGGTCATGAGGTTAAGGTGTTGTTGCATAAAGGAACTCTTGCATGTGAGCATCCGTCAATACGGATTGTGAAAGGTGATGTGCTTGATAAAAATGCAATCATTGATTTACTGTCGGGAGCGGATGCCGTAATTCATGCCGCGGCAGTTATTTCTGTAACAGGCGACCGTGATGGAATTGTTCGCAAAGTGAATGTGAATGGAGTTGAACTGATGCTTCAAACTGCATTAGATTTAAACGTGAAAAAATTTGTACACGTAAGTTCCATTCATGCCTTTCGTCAATTGCCTGCTGATCTGCCTTTAAATGAATCGCGATCATTGGCTGATCAATCTGCCCCAGCTTATGATCGGTCAAAACGCGACGGCCAGCTCCTCGCGCTTTCCTATGCAAAAAAAGGATTGGATGTTACCATTGTGAATCCGACCAGTGTAGTAGGGCCTCCGGATCATCGTCCATCGTTAATGGGTAAAGCCATTATTAATCTTTGCCATGGTACAGTTCCGGCATTAATTCCGGGTGGATTTGATTTTGTTGATGTAAGAGATGTTTCAACAGGAATAATAAGTGCTTTATACAATGGAAAAAAGGGCAACTGTTATTTGCTTGCGGGAAAATGGCATTCCATAACAGATATAGCGAAAATGCTGAGCGCAATTTCAGGGAGAAAAATAAATCCTCCTTTGATTCCCGAATGGGTAGCACGGATTGGATTGCCATTTACAAAAGCAGCAGCAATGATTACAGGTAATCCGCCGGCTTATACGAAAGAATCTATTGATGCGCTGATGGAAGGCAACAGGAAGATTGATTCCACGAGCGCCAAAAATGAATTGAATTTTTCCCCAAGACCATTTGAAGAAACCCTGGCAGATACCTATAAATGGTTTGTTGAACAGGCCTATATCAAAAAATGA
- a CDS encoding DUF4251 domain-containing protein → MKAASKVLSKLIHITLIFIFITSTATAQKSGKDKTDSNTQWVKQKAEARHYTCEIKTATPSGGRMKHLSPGYILKVSGDSLISNLPYFGQAYNSAGVSGSGYVFTSTSFDYSSDPRKKGGWEIRIKTKDQPENAEFFLTIFESGSISISVNSMSRSSISYSGNLNEN, encoded by the coding sequence ATGAAAGCAGCATCCAAAGTTTTAAGCAAACTGATTCACATCACCCTGATTTTTATTTTCATTACCTCAACGGCTACTGCGCAGAAATCCGGAAAAGACAAAACCGATTCAAACACACAATGGGTAAAACAGAAAGCAGAGGCGCGACATTACACCTGTGAAATAAAAACAGCAACACCATCGGGAGGCCGCATGAAACATTTATCGCCAGGCTATATATTGAAAGTTAGCGGAGATTCGCTGATCAGCAACCTTCCATATTTTGGACAAGCATACAATTCGGCCGGAGTATCAGGCAGCGGTTATGTTTTTACTTCTACTTCTTTTGATTATTCCAGTGATCCCCGCAAAAAGGGAGGCTGGGAAATTCGCATCAAGACCAAAGATCAGCCGGAAAACGCAGAATTTTTTCTTACCATTTTTGAAAGTGGAAGCATTTCCATAAGCGTGAACAGCATGAGCCGCAGTTCTATTTCCTATTCAGGAAACCTAAATGAAAACTAG